A stretch of the Bradyrhizobium sp. CCBAU 53351 genome encodes the following:
- a CDS encoding LysR family transcriptional regulator, with protein MHSLAERGVPVAERPKTNLSGLSDWDAARIFLEVVRCGSFRSAAERLSLSINAVRRRIDDFERQTGTTLFTRDVHGTHLTDEGALVVSAVERMEAATFDVLRASDSMANALSGEVRVAVTEGLGTFWLAPRLVEFQQAYPKILVDLHCAMRSADVSRHEADVAIHLSRPSALDIKLVRLGRMHLMFWASEKYIEKHGAPRSAAELIKHRLVLQFADQLAAKESFESFFPGVSERDLLVMKTNVSSANYWAVANGAGIGVFPSYAIALGGKLIPLEVELNRPLDIWLSYHPGSGRIPRVRHMIDWLIEAFSPARFPWFKEEFVHPHEFKDSYMGEPLTQLFGGFSTEEQR; from the coding sequence ATGCACTCCTTGGCGGAAAGGGGCGTTCCTGTGGCGGAACGCCCAAAGACAAATCTCAGCGGCCTCTCTGATTGGGATGCGGCCCGCATATTCCTCGAAGTCGTCCGATGCGGAAGTTTCCGTTCGGCGGCCGAACGCCTGTCGCTGTCCATCAACGCCGTGCGCCGGCGGATCGACGATTTCGAACGCCAGACCGGCACCACGCTGTTCACCCGCGATGTCCACGGTACCCATCTGACTGATGAAGGCGCGCTCGTGGTGTCCGCCGTCGAGCGCATGGAGGCTGCCACCTTCGACGTGCTGCGCGCCAGTGATTCGATGGCCAACGCCCTGTCCGGCGAGGTCCGGGTCGCCGTCACCGAGGGGCTGGGCACGTTCTGGCTCGCCCCGCGCCTGGTCGAGTTCCAGCAGGCCTATCCGAAAATCCTGGTCGACCTGCATTGCGCGATGCGCTCGGCCGACGTCTCGCGCCATGAGGCCGACGTCGCCATCCATCTGTCGCGTCCCTCGGCGCTCGACATCAAGCTGGTGCGGCTCGGCCGCATGCACCTGATGTTCTGGGCCTCCGAGAAATACATCGAAAAGCATGGCGCGCCGCGTTCGGCGGCGGAATTGATCAAGCATCGCCTGGTGCTGCAATTCGCCGACCAGCTCGCCGCCAAGGAATCCTTCGAGAGCTTCTTCCCGGGCGTTTCGGAGCGTGACCTTCTGGTCATGAAGACCAACGTCTCGAGCGCCAATTATTGGGCGGTCGCGAATGGCGCCGGCATCGGCGTCTTCCCCAGCTACGCCATTGCGCTCGGCGGGAAATTGATTCCACTGGAGGTCGAGCTGAACCGACCGCTGGATATCTGGTTGTCCTACCATCCCGGTAGCGGCCGTATTCCGCGCGTGCGGCACATGATCGACTGGCTGATCGAAGCTTTCAGTCCAGCTCGTTTCCCGTGGTTTAAGGAAGAATTCGTGCACCCGCATGAATTCAAGGACTCGTATATGGGCGAACCCCTGACCCAGCTCTTCGGGGGATTTTCAACCGAAGAACAAAGGTGA
- a CDS encoding cytochrome c biogenesis CcdA family protein: MQNVSIPAALIAGLVSFLSPCVLPLVPPYLIYLTGATIEHVESDEPSSASKRAIMMSALLFVLGFSTVFVALGASASLVGGLIRAWSAELSILAGIVIIVMGLHFLGLTRIGLLMREGRLPIPKPVGLWGAYIMGLAFAFGWTPCIGPILAAILSIAAAEATVTKGAGLLAVYSAGLGIPFLIAALMIEQFSALFARMKGHLVNVERAMGVLMVITGIGFLTGAVSNVSIWLLETFPALQTIG, translated from the coding sequence ATGCAAAATGTTTCGATCCCGGCGGCGCTGATTGCCGGCCTCGTCAGCTTCCTCTCGCCTTGCGTCCTGCCGCTGGTCCCGCCCTATCTGATCTACCTCACGGGCGCCACGATCGAGCATGTCGAGAGCGACGAGCCGTCCTCGGCCTCCAAGCGCGCGATCATGATGTCGGCGCTGCTGTTCGTGCTCGGCTTCTCCACGGTCTTCGTCGCGCTCGGCGCCAGCGCTTCGCTGGTCGGCGGGCTGATCCGAGCCTGGTCGGCGGAGCTGTCGATCCTCGCCGGCATCGTCATCATCGTCATGGGGCTGCACTTCCTCGGACTGACGCGCATCGGCCTGTTGATGCGCGAAGGACGGCTGCCCATTCCCAAGCCGGTCGGCCTCTGGGGCGCCTACATCATGGGCCTTGCCTTCGCGTTCGGCTGGACCCCCTGTATCGGCCCGATCCTCGCCGCCATCCTGTCGATCGCCGCGGCCGAGGCCACGGTGACGAAGGGGGCCGGCCTGCTCGCGGTTTATTCCGCGGGCCTCGGCATTCCCTTCCTGATCGCCGCCCTGATGATCGAGCAGTTCTCGGCGCTGTTCGCGCGCATGAAGGGCCACCTCGTCAATGTCGAGCGCGCCATGGGCGTGTTGATGGTGATCACCGGCATCGGCTTTCTCACCGGCGCGGTCTCCAATGTGAGCATCTGGCTGCTCGAGACCTTTCCGGCGCTGCAGACCATCGGATAG